ttttttaaagtGAACTTTGGGACTTGTCTATGGATGCTCAAATACTTCAAGATCAAATACTCCGTATAATTCGTGTTGTGCGAGCTAGACAATTGCAAGCCGCTGGACTAATTTGCTTATTGCTAGCTTTCATTACACAACATAGATTGTCTACAAAAAAACATGCCAATATACCTACTAGAGATGTAATTTTACAACGACGATATGTACGAGAAGAGATGTTACGTGACCTTTCAGATAGTGGTAAATGTCGTGAACTTATTCGTATGAGTGAGAGAGCTTATATGACATTGTGCAATATCTTAAAGCATGATGGTGGTCTTCAAGCTACTCAACGAATGTCCGTTGAAGAGCAAGTTGCAAGATTTTTGCATATTGTAGGTAATGACATGAGAAATAGGTTAGCCTCTTGGATATACTGTCGTTCTAGATCAACAACCAGTCGGTGCTTCCATAGAGTTCTGCGAGCGATTTTATCGTTAGAAAGTCATTATCAGGTGCACAAGCTGAAACTGCTAAAGAAAGAAATGCCCGGTTGCAGAAGGATGATGGCATTAACACAAAAACACCTCCAGAACTGGATGAATTCTTAGTTGCCAATGATGTAACTCTAGAGAGCCAATACAATCTTGATGATGATGTACATGTGGTTGATCTTACGTCTTCTCTACCCGAGCAGTCTTCTAGTGCAAAGAAATATAAGAGTAGAAAAAGAAAAGTCGAACAAGTAGATGGTGATTTTACCTCAATGATTATGAATGGTGTTGGCAGCATAGCTAATGCTATTGCTGAAGGTAATAAAATTATTCAGGAAAGCAATAAAATACTTGAAAGAGTTCATCATCGCGAGTAAACAGGTGATGAAATTATTAAAGAATTGGAACCGATGGGTTTGGAACCTCAAGAAATACCACTGGCTTTCAATTATTTGGTGGAGAATCAAGCTAAAGAGAGATCATTATTTAGTTGTTCTCCTAATATACGGTTGAGTTTGCTGAGAGGTATGATGGGTTTAGGTAATTAAGGACTCAATGGTGCATTTTTCTAGTAAAGTTTTTCGTGTTTGATAACTTAGTACGTTTATGACCTTTTTATTTGTTTCTTGTTTATTTGACCTTATTTGGTAAATTTTTTCTTGTTTGAGATCTATCTGTGACTATTAATTAGCATCTTTATTTTTTAGAGTATATTGGAAGCATGATATAAAAGTAACTCTGAAAATCAAGTTAAAGTTGAGTGTTCGTATACTTGTGCATATTGTCCACTGTTAGATTGGTTTTTCCATGAGATCATTGTTGCATCGAAACCCAAGAGATAAAAGATGATACTTACATAGTTCGTACATAACATTACATTGAAAACATAATAAATTTTTGTAGATCTGAACTTATTGGTTCATCTGATCATTTTATGACATTAGTCGCTATGTCATGCATGACATATTTTAGGttaattaaaatgttttatgtttaaagggtataatggtaaaattgtttctttcttttcttttcctcgtaactcgggaacacataaaatgcttgttttcttctcttctcttttcctttacttttcattaaactcggaAACACGAAAAAAAAATCACATCTTTTCCCTCCTTTTCTCTCTTAATTCATTTTCCTTCCCCTCCCCCTGTTTAGGACAAATCATGGATTTGAAACCTAAACTTCATATTTCATGGATTATTATTGTTTAGGACTTTACTTttacccatccacctttggtttAACGAATGTTAATTTAGGTTGAGTTAATCTAAATTAACCCTTTTTACCTTTaccttaaaaaaattaataaagaaACCCTAAACAACCCCCCCCCCTTTATAATCTATATGGAACTTTCTGCCCATGGCCTTGTTTAGTAGCATTGGTGATTCTTTCTTACAAATATGGTATGAGTTTAAATCTATGTATATAAAGGTTGATTAGGTGGTATTTAGAAGTTAAAAActgttgtttaaaaaaaaaaactatagaaCTGTCTACTTTGTCGATAAATTGCATATTGTATTCTTTGAAAAAATTGACCTCGTTAGAGGCGTTAGACTTAAAAGACGATCAAAAGAGAAACGTTTATCGTCCAAAAGAACTCTGATTTTGGGTCTTTCATTCATATGGGTGTATTTGATTTTCAGGTTTTAATTACAAACAAACGAACATTTGATTTTAAATGAGTTTCAGTTTCGTTCATATGGGTGTGTTGGATTTTTGGGATCAACGAAACTGAATAAATTCGATCAATTCAGAGTGGCGGTGTGAAGGAGGAGGAAGTCGCCCGATAAGAGCCAAAAAGCGGGAAGCGGAAAAGGttggatctgtgactgtggtcatatcactattggccCCATTGTCCAATAGcaaagattatcaagtaatgtatacaaaaccccacatacttgGTGATAGTTTTTCCCTAAGAACACAAAGATGTAATCCCTGTAAACGTAACCGGATAAACATTTGGAGTtttagaaaaagagaatgactcaccttgtAAGTCTATAGTTCCGAgtcttctgataattaagcatcTAGTTTAATAGTAAGTCTACGGTTCTGAGCCTTCTGATAATTAAACATCTAAATTAACTGAGTATAATATGTATTAGTGTAAAACCGAATCAAGCCTAACGATGATCATGAGATCAAAACCACTACTTAGGTTCACAAAGTCTCGCCTTATTCAGGCAGAGCTTCGGCATTTGTTGGTTTGTTTTCTGATCGATCGGACAGAGTATCGTAGCAGTGATACATGGTTTAATACACCAACGTATTAGAATTCGAGAGAGAAAAGATGAAGGAATGAACAAGAATGAAGTCCATGGCTTCCCTATTTATACGCAAGGCAGATTCCTTTcttagctaggaagtttccttaCCCATTAAGTTTCCTTACCTCTTAAGTTTACTTAGTTGCTTAACTGTTGAGTTTACTTAGCTATTTAGTTGTTGAATTTACTTAGCTGTTTAGCTGTTGAGTTTAATTAGTTGTTTAGCTTTTTAGTTTACTTACATGTTTAACTGCTTGGCTGACTTAGCTGTTTAACTGCTTGGCTGACTTAGTTGTTTAACTGGTTAACTTACTTAGTTGTTTAACTGCTAAACTTACTTAGCTGTTTAACTATTTCTCTTACTTAGTTGTTAAGTTTTCTTAACCGCACTTTAGGGTTTCAATAACGTGCCGTCAGGaaaattttgagggttgttacacATTTGGTCATCATCGACGCAACAGAACTCGTGTAGACAGAACCATAGTATGTTGATCAGCTTGTCGCGTTGACGACACAGAATGTCTGTGTCGCATACGCAGCGACAGAAATCAGAGCTTCGCCAGGTTTCGTTTGACAGGATTTGACCAAGATTTTGAAGATTATTATGCTTTTGGGACGGAATTGAGGAGTTACACAACAGCTTTGGAGCCTAGAAACTTTTGAAAACTCTCAATCATTATCTTCGTCGCTATCAATACATCTAACCTACAATCATTGATCATCACAATCATCACCAATTCATCTCCATCATCACATTCCAAGATTATTGGAATACACTTTCCCataattccaattccaattccagtTCCAAACCTAACCACTCCATCAATCATCCATTCGAGATCAAGATTTCAAGGTTCACGGCTCTTGCTTCGTGTTCATCATCCGGTGTTCGAGTCTCATACACCATGGGCGGCTAATCCCCTcgggtttcaccccggtgtagatttTTATATGGGTTCTAGGATTTCAACATTTTTTTATGATTTGATTTGGGACTAGTTGCTTTGAAAATTTGACGTTTATGTTAATTGTATTGCATCTGTTTTGAATTCATGAATTGTTGAATGAGTTTGGAAATTTAACTTTGTGAAAAGAAATCATGCAATTGTGCTTTGACATAGCTATTGGCACCTAAGCCTCGTAACACTAAACCCGTTAATAACCAAGTGTGATTAATCAAGTttaaaacgtgtaggaaccctaggCTTTGCAATTCCGAGCCAGGTGTGAACCTTGTTCTAAGTTATTGTTTTCAATCAAGtaatcaacaaaccattttcatGGTAAGTAGTAAATTGTCGGTTAAATCCAACATTCTTTCAAACTAAACAAACAAATAAGAATTATAAATtggcaagcttcataatttgTTCCAAATCAGTAATCATTTAAATCCTGACATAGATGTGAATTAAATAAAGTGATGAAATCAACCTTAGTGAAGGAATTATGGTTTTTGAGCTTGATTTTGAGCTTTTTGAAAAACTTTGACCTAATTCGATGATGTCGACATCTTTTTGTGAGATTTTCCAGCCTTGAACGCATTTCATGAATGATTGATAGGTTGAATCGGTGGTGGTGAGGACAATGGTAGCGACAACTTCTCCTTCCGTCGCTAAACCAACCTTCATCAAGAGTCGTCGTCGTTCTAACTCCTAAACCCATAAATCGTTGTTGTTTGAGACTCCTACATCACCCTTGACACTTGTTTCCATCATTTGAACCACCACCACCGCTCGATTTTTACACATAAACCCTAACACCATCACTACACTTCCACCTAAAAAATTTGTCACCACTACCTATTCTAGTTTGAAACTTTTGTCGTCGTCTGAATTGAGTGGTCTGCCACCTAAAACATTTGCCCAACTCTCTCACCTTTCTCTCCCTAAGGAAATGGTAGTGAATGTGTTCCTttttggatcttgattagcacaaGCAACTTTATTAGGGTTGCTTCTGATCTCTGATCTTGTGATCCTTGAAATTTGAAATAGGGCTTGTAATGGGGAAGAAATAAGGTATAATAGTCATTTACTTGGTTAAAACAGGGGTATAATAGTCTTTTACTCGTTGTTTGACAGTTAAACAGACGTTTGACTAAAGACATGATGCAAGGTGTGATGGAATGTCAACCACAAAGTATAATTAGGCAAAAACTACAGGGTGTCATATTACAATCTGGACCAAACTACAGGGTGGCAAATTGCATTTTACTCTATACTTTtttattaaaatgttattttatgAAATTTCATTAAGGTGGAAAGTTTTCGAATTCAATAGGAATATACCATACAACATAGGGGTTGACACAAGTTACCCTCTTAGTAAGCAAATCTTGTTGGTGCAAGGCGAGTTGTCTGATTGTATCATCCATTGGAGTAAGGTTCGTCTCTATTTGTATGACTTAGATGTTGGAGCAATCTCCGTCAACATTGTGTCCTCTCTTGCTTTCTTTGTTCCTATAAAACCGAAACAAGGATCCCTTATTTCAATTCTCATAACTTGTTTGTATTGAGAAATAGAGCACCGACATAACCAATCACATTATTAGTTTCCTTTGGGTTTTTATAGTAGATTTTGATCGTATATTAGTTTTTATCGTTTTTTATAACTTATAGGTATCAATAatatcacacacacacatatatatgtatatatataaatagcgCAAACGGCTTGACATAACTACCGATTAAAGAAGTGCTAATTGAACCCAATAACTCAAACATGTCACGTCGAACCCTGCTCGAAACTAATTCTttaaaaattgtaattttttattGCAACTTTTTTAAAGGATAAAGTGGATTAAAGAAATAAAACGATTTATAGTTTTGTTTAACTTCTAGTCACTTTAGCCATTTTTTATGTCTAAGTTCACTTAAAGAATATTAAACCTCAAAAAGTTAATGTTTTGTCTAAAATGTGACTGACTAGACTAGAGTCACAAGACCAACTTGCAATTGATAGCTATCCATTAGATGTCTGGTTGTTATATTAAACATTATTATTTCaatttttaaattattaaatttctAATTATTGAGCCAAGTGAACTTTTAAAAAGAGTATATAGTACAATGATTGATCTTTACACTTTTGTTTTTAACTATGGAGCTTCAAGCTTCGTGATTCCAAAGTCTGAGAAATTATTTAAAGTTACCCGAGGGTAAACTCTTAGCAGACTCTTATTTTTACTAGGTAGCAGAGACAGAaaaccatcactagtgctctagtggtggtCACGGGTATTTAAGTTCTACTTATTGTAGGTCTGAGTGAGTTTTTCCCTTCAGGTTtcaagttcgagtctgggtgataaatgtttctcattgaggggtttaaattgaGGATCTATTGTGCGAGAGGGCTCTCTAGCGCGAACCCGATTAAGACAATATATGCTAGACCTCCtgacattcgcgaataattcataactttcaaaaaaaaaaaaaaaaaaaaaaaaaaaaaaaaaaaaaagaagagagagagagagagagagagacagaaaATGGTCAACTTAAAAAGACATTGCTTCGGTCATGTTTGGAACTACAAGGGCATAAGTAAGAGATCGATTGATCTTGACGAGCAAAATCTTGTGGCAAGAATTGGACTTGAATTCCAACGTTTGGAACCTCAAATTCGATACAGGTTTTCCCTCAATTTTCATAATTTTGATTTATTTCCTTATATCTTTAATAGCATAAATATTTGATTTGAGTAATTCACACTTCTATTTAGGAAGTCAACTTTTTATTTAACCAATCAATTTCAATTTTTAGAGTCACCCAATAAAATGGAACTTGGTGTAATGATTTAAacatttaataatatattagttTCTTTCATGAGATAATTCTCCCTATTTTATTGTTTCCACTATCAACACCACACGTGAACAACACATAGGTGGCGGCGACACGTGGGTGAGTGTTAGTGGTTGAGGGTAGCGATTGTTGACTGACGATGTTGATATGACTAGACTATGTGAGTGTGGAGTAGGATACGATAAAGCACAAGATTAGCCGCCATGTCCGCTCAATGCCCATGATCTGCACCTTCGATGAGGCACCATTTTTCTAATGTCCAATTAATGTGTGTATTTGTATATGTAAATACTCAACATCATAATTTGCTTGAAGTGATATGAATCATTATCCATATATTTAAAGCAGTTGTATTATTGACCGAATAGTTATCCGTTTAGTTTCATCACTAAGGGATAACTAAGGTAATGATGCGATCAAAATTCGATCCATTAACGAACATAGTAAACCAACATTCCTTGCTTCTCTAAGCATAGCGTGCAATAAAACCAGTTGGAGGAACCGAAGAAAACATCTAGCTTTTCATAAACTATACACTGTCGGTCGTGGACTCACTAGTTTCATTGTGTAACAATTTAACACTTTAATTGTTCCATAAAACTCTTATACTTGTGTAACACTTTATGTAAAGTAAATTAGAGTTCTGTTCGAATGCCATGAGGAGACAAAATATTGTCTATTGGGTTAAAAAAAATGTTAACTTGTTATATAAAATATTGTTTCcagtttttaatttatttattaaaataaaacaagTGGACTTTTAAGAAGAAAATAACTATGGGCATAAATTTATTAAAGCAAGTGAACTTTTAAGAAGAAAAAACTATGGGCATAATTGTTTAACTAAAACAATCCTAGTACCGTACATGTATTCAACATAATTAATGAAATGAAGATgcgttttttattttattaccaatagagtaaattacaagttttttcCTATATGTATgtcccaaattgcaggcgctgtcctttaaacCAAAatttgacaggcggtgtcctttatgttttcaaaatcttgcacgttttgtcttTTAGGCCAAACTtagttagattttttagttaaatctgGTATCAAGGggctattttgtaaaaaaaaatttattcaGGGATTAAATTGTACAAAACTTAAAAATATAAAACCCCCAAATTAGGTCTTCTTCCCCATTTATCCCCATTCACCACCGCCCCCAAATTAGGTCTGCAACCACCACCGCCATTACCGCCACACCCGCCGCTCAACCATTACGACCACCATTTCCGACGCCACACCACTCCGCCCTCAACCACCactgcctctctctctctcctgtaTCTATTCTCTCTCTCTACTCCATCTCTCGCTTCC
This is a stretch of genomic DNA from Helianthus annuus cultivar XRQ/B chromosome 16, HanXRQr2.0-SUNRISE, whole genome shotgun sequence. It encodes these proteins:
- the LOC118488477 gene encoding uncharacterized protein LOC118488477, which encodes MDAQILQDQILRIIRVVRARQLQAAGLICLLLAFITQHRLSTKKHANIPTRDVILQRRYVREEMLRDLSDSGKCRELIRMSERAYMTLCNILKHDGGLQATQRMSVEEQVARFLHIVGNDMRNRLASWIYCRSRSTTSRCFHRVLRAILSLESHYQVHKLKLLKKEMPGCRRMMALTQKHLQNWMNS